From the Oncorhynchus nerka isolate Pitt River linkage group LG20, Oner_Uvic_2.0, whole genome shotgun sequence genome, one window contains:
- the LOC115102862 gene encoding WD repeat-containing protein 47-like, translated as MTAEEIINVKEVEIIKVILDFLNSRKLHISMLALEKESGVINGLYSDDMLFLRQLVLDGQWDEVLQFIQPLECMDTFDRKRFRYIVLKQKFLEALCVNNAMSAEDEPQHLEFTMQEAVKCLHALEEVCPSKDDYSKLCLLLTLPRLTNHAEFKDWNPSTARVHCFEEACTMVAEFIPADRKLSEAGFRASGNRLFQLLIKGVLYECCVEFCQSKATGEEITEGEVLLGVDMLCGNGCDDLDLSLLSWMQNLSHSVFSCAFEQKLLQIHVDRLVKPAKAGYADLLTPLISKLSPYPSSPLRRPQSADAYMSRSLNPALDGLSYGLSGQEKRGPGGDMAGGKGVSPMSHSFANYHTGGQSLSRSLMLESSDCHSIFEESPESSRTDTPVDKMMSSGTLRPDSAPGEDAPSPGSTERNELHDSTEKFEEFYRQRLRVQQHLEQKQQQRQLYQQMLLEGGVQHSDQPAPGTDAMQHSLTETFLNRSIQKLEELNVGMESLEEDVQSLAQQCNGTGPSPENNNIGDPVGLTPDPAVTLTPEQGQPHGGGVVSSTPQRTAAGRGVHPPNESPVVCQSPQVAGLPSALDDSPGALTRSKEGDNGDKPKALFVAVNTLEDTQAVRAVAFHPTGALYAVGSNSKTLRVCAYPDAPLDTSGVSGMTKQPEVRFKRNKHHKGSIYCVAWSHCGKLLATGSNDKYVKVLPFSAETCNATGPDLEFSMHDGTIRDLAFMEGPESGGAILISAGAGDCNIYTTDCQRGQGLHALSGHTGHVLSLYTWGGWMIASGSQDKTVRFWDLRIPTCVRVVGTAFHGSGSPVASVAVDPSGRLLATGQEDSGCMLYDIRGGRVVQTYRPHSSDVRSVRFSPGAHYLLTGSYDTKVMISNLQGDLTKPLPLTLVGEHGDKVIQCRWHTHDLSFLSSSADRTVTLWTHNP; from the exons ATGACAGCAGAGGAGATCATCAATGTGAAGGAGGTGGAGATCATCAAGGTGATCCTGGACTTCCTCAACTCCAGGAAACTTCACATCAGCATGCTGGCCCTGGAGAAAGAGAGCGGAGTCATCAACGGACTCTATTCTGACGACATGCTGTTCCTCAG ACAGCTGGTGTTGGATGGGCAGTGGGACGAGGTGCTCCAGTTCATTCAGCCGTTGGAGTGCATGGACACGTTTGACAGGAAAAG GTTCCGTTACATCGTCCTGAAGCAGAAGTTTCTGGAGGCCCTGTGTGTGAACAACGCCATGTCTGCTGAGGACGAGCCACAGCAT ttggAGTTCACCATGCAGGAGGCAGTGAAGTGTCTTCATGCtctggaggaggtgtgtccctcTAAAGATGACTACAGCAAGCTATGTCTGCTCCTCACCCTGCCTCGTCTCACCAACCACGCTGAGTTCAAG GACTGGAACCCCAGCACGGCGCGGGTGCACTGTTTTGAAGAGGCGTGCACCATGGTGGCGGAGTTCATCCCTGCAGACAGGAAGCTGAGCGAAGCTGGGTTCAGGGCCTCAGGGAACCGCCTCTTCCAACTCCTCATTAAAGGAGTTCTGTATGAGTGCTGCGTCGAGTTCTGCCAG AGCAAGGCGACAGGCGAGGAGATTACGGAGGGCGAGGTGCTCCTGGGGGTGGACATGCTGTGTGGGAACGGCTGTGACGACCTGGACCTGTCCTTACTGTCCTGGATGCAGAACCTGTCACACAGCGTCTTCTCCTGCGCCTTCGAGCAGAAGCTGCTCCAGATCCACGTGGACCGCCTGGTCAAGCCCGCCAAGGCCGGCTACGCAGACCTCCTCACCCCGCTAATCAGCAAGCTGTCCCCCTACCCCTCCTCGCCCCTCCGCCGCCCCCAGTCCGCCGATGCCTACATGTCCCGCTCCCTGAACCCGGCCCTGGACGGGCTGTCCTATGGTCTGTCTGGCCAGGAGAAGAGGGGCCCAGGGGGGGACATGGCCGGGGGGAAGGGGGTGTCCCCCATGTCTCATTCCTTCGCTAACTACCACACGGGGGGCCAGAGTCTGAGCAGGAGTCTGATGCTGGAGAGCTCCGACTGCCACAGCATCTTTGAGGAGTCGCctgagag CTCCAGGACGGACACGCCCGTGGATAAGATGATGAGTTCGGGCACCCTGCGCCCTGACTCCGCCCCTGGAGAGGACGCCCCGTCACCAGGCTCTACAGAGAGGAACGAG CTGCATGACTCGACAGAGAAGTTTGAGGAGTTTTACCGCCAGCGTCTGAGAGTGCAGCAGCACCTGGAACAGAAGCAGCAGCAGAGACAACTCTACCAGCAGATGCTTCTGGAGGGAGGGGTACAACACAGTGACCAGCCAGCCCCCGGGACAGACGCCATGCAGCACAGCCTCACTGAGACGTTCCTCAACAG GTCTATTCAGAAGCTGGAGGAGTTGAACGTTGGGATGGAGAGTCTAGAGGAGGATGTCCAGTCTCTGGCCCAGCAGTGCAATGGTACCGGACCCTCTCCCGAGAACAACAATATCGGTGACCCTGTAGGCTTGACCCCTGACCCCGCCGTGACCCTGACCCCTGAGCAGGGCCAGCCCCATGGAGGAGGGGTGGTCAGCAGCACGCCACAACGCACCGCAGCGGGTCGGGGGGTACACCCACCGAACGAATCCCCAGTGGTCTGCCAGAG TCCTCAAGTAGCCGGACTGCCTTCCGCATTAGACGACTCACCAGGAGCCCTAACCCGAAGTAAGGAG ggggACAATGGGGACAAGCCCAAGGCCCTGTTTGTAGCTGTGAACACCTTGGAGGACACTCAGGCAGTGCGCGCTGTAGCCTTCCACCCCACGGGGGCGCTATACGCTGTGGGCTCCAACTCTAAGACGCTACGCGTGTGTGCCTACCCAGATGCACCGCTGGACaccag TGGGGTGTCGGGTATGACCAAGCAGCCGGAGGTTCGCTTTAAGAGGAATAAGCACCATAAAGGTTCTATCTACTGTGTGGCCTGGAGTCACTGTGGAAAGCTACTAGCCACCGGCTCCAATGACAAATACGTCAAAGTCCTGCCCTTCAGTGCCGAGACCTGCAACGCCACAG GTCCAGACCTGGAGTTCAGTATGCACGACGGTACCATCAGAGACCTGGCGTTCATGGAGGGACCAGAGAGTGGAGGGGCCATCCTGATCAGCGCCGGAGCTGGAGACTGTAACATCTACACCACTGACTGCCAGAGAGGACAGGGCCTACACGCTCTCAGCggacacacag GTCACGTTCTGTCTCTGTATACGTGGGGAGGGTGGATGATAGCGTCAGGCTCTCAGGACAAGACTGTGAGGTTCTGGGACCTGAGGATACCCACttgtgttagagtggtgggcaCTGCCTTCCATGGATCAG gcAGTCCCGTTGCCTCGGTAGCGGTTGACCCTAGCGGTCGTCTCCTAGCGACGGGACAGGAGGACAGCGGCTGTATGCTCTATGACATCAGAGGGGGACGCGTTGTGCAGACGTACCGGCCCCACTCCAGCGACGTGCGCTCCGTTAGGTTCTCCCCCGGGGCACACTACCTGCTCACTGGTTCCTACGACACCAAGGTCATGATCAGCAACCTGCAAG gtgacTTGACGAAGCCGTTGCCCCTGACTCTGGTAGGGGAGCACGGTGACAAGGTGATCCAGTGCAGGTGGCATACACACgacctgtccttcctctcctcctctgctgacCGTACCgtcacactctggacacacaacccctaa